A single Stutzerimonas stutzeri DNA region contains:
- a CDS encoding GlcG/HbpS family heme-binding protein, with translation MAGKVYRSSVVIPRAQARRIIDAAFAEAKARGMEPLTLFVMDAGGNLIAAEREDGCAPLRLPVARGKAFAALGNGVSSRTVGERNEQRPAFLASVAAASDGHFVPVPGGVLILSADDEVIGAVGVSGASSDEDEQAAIVGIEAAGLRAGIVPA, from the coding sequence ATGGCAGGTAAGGTATATCGTTCGAGCGTCGTCATTCCACGCGCGCAAGCCCGGCGAATCATCGACGCTGCATTTGCCGAGGCAAAGGCTCGGGGCATGGAGCCACTCACCCTATTCGTCATGGACGCAGGCGGCAACCTCATTGCCGCCGAGCGCGAGGATGGCTGCGCGCCGTTACGCTTGCCGGTCGCCAGGGGCAAGGCGTTCGCCGCGCTGGGCAATGGCGTGTCCAGCCGTACCGTCGGCGAGCGAAACGAGCAGCGACCCGCCTTCCTTGCGTCTGTGGCCGCGGCTTCGGATGGGCACTTCGTGCCGGTGCCGGGTGGGGTACTGATCCTCTCGGCCGACGATGAAGTGATCGGCGCCGTAGGCGTCAGCGGGGCATCCTCCGATGAGGACGAACAAGCGGCCATTGTCGGAATCGAGGCCGCGGGGCTGCGCGCTGGCATCGTTCCGGCCTGA